From one Nonomuraea polychroma genomic stretch:
- a CDS encoding MFS transporter, with product MPDRARRLLRHLSIDLSPLRDSRDYRLLFGAGVITMFGTFITLVAVPYQMKELTDSYLAVGLVSLAEFVPMVVCGLWGGALADALDRRKIIVLSELGLLVTSAALMVNALLPDPKVWVLYVVGAISTGIACLQRPSMEAVFQQVVKHEHQGAAAVLASLRWNFGAIVAPALGGLLVTTAGTATAYGVDAVTFLLSLALLWRIRSLPPAEVATPASLKSLVEGVRYAVGRSDLMGTYLVDIAAMVFAMGTALFPFLADELHAPQALGMLYSAAAVGALIASLTGGWTARVQRHGIGVIVAATLWGVAVALTGLAPDVWLVFVCIALAGAADMVSGIFRMTMWNQTIPRELRGRLAGIELLSYASGPMLGNTRASLMANLGGTRFSLSAGGLLCVAAVLGLAAALPKFRRYDARTDEHALAEKARREEPAAQDASA from the coding sequence GTGCCCGATCGAGCAAGACGCCTTCTTCGTCACCTTTCCATCGACCTGAGCCCGCTGCGCGATTCACGTGACTATCGCCTGCTGTTCGGGGCCGGGGTCATCACGATGTTCGGCACGTTCATCACCCTGGTGGCGGTGCCGTACCAGATGAAGGAGCTGACGGACTCCTACCTCGCGGTCGGGCTGGTGAGCCTGGCGGAGTTCGTGCCGATGGTGGTGTGCGGCCTGTGGGGCGGCGCCCTCGCCGACGCCCTGGACCGCCGTAAGATCATCGTCCTGAGCGAGCTGGGCCTTCTGGTCACCTCGGCCGCTCTCATGGTCAACGCGCTGCTACCGGACCCCAAGGTCTGGGTCCTCTACGTGGTGGGCGCGATCTCGACCGGCATCGCCTGCCTGCAGCGGCCCAGCATGGAGGCGGTGTTCCAGCAGGTCGTCAAGCACGAACACCAGGGCGCGGCGGCGGTGCTGGCGAGCCTGCGCTGGAACTTCGGCGCCATCGTGGCCCCGGCCCTGGGCGGCCTGCTGGTGACCACGGCCGGCACGGCGACCGCGTACGGCGTGGACGCGGTCACGTTCCTGCTGTCGCTGGCGCTGCTGTGGCGGATCAGATCCCTGCCGCCCGCCGAGGTCGCCACGCCCGCCTCGCTGAAGTCGCTGGTCGAGGGGGTGCGCTACGCCGTGGGGCGCAGTGACCTGATGGGGACGTACCTGGTGGACATCGCGGCCATGGTGTTCGCGATGGGGACGGCGTTGTTCCCCTTCCTGGCTGACGAACTGCACGCGCCGCAGGCGCTCGGGATGCTCTACTCGGCCGCCGCGGTCGGCGCGCTGATCGCCTCTCTCACCGGCGGCTGGACGGCGCGGGTGCAGCGGCACGGCATCGGCGTGATCGTCGCCGCGACGCTGTGGGGCGTGGCGGTCGCCCTGACCGGCCTGGCCCCGGACGTGTGGCTGGTCTTCGTCTGCATCGCGCTGGCGGGCGCCGCCGACATGGTCAGCGGCATCTTCCGGATGACGATGTGGAACCAGACGATCCCGCGCGAGCTGCGCGGGCGCCTCGCCGGCATCGAGCTCCTCTCGTACGCCAGCGGCCCGATGCTCGGCAACACCCGGGCGAGCCTGATGGCCAACCTCGGCGGCACCCGCTTCTCACTGAGCGCGGGCGGCCTGCTGTGCGTCGCCGCCGTGCTGGGGCTGGCCGCGGCTCTGCCGAAGTTCCGCCGCTACGACGCCAGGACGGACGAGCACGCCCTGGCGGAAAAGGCCCGCCGTGAGGAGCCGGCGGCACAGGATGCCAGCGCCTAA
- a CDS encoding metallophosphoesterase family protein → MRVAVLSDIHGVLPALEAVLAEPDVATADLIVLTGDMAAGPMPVETLDVLVALEERALWVSGNADRELVEVARGKAHPRAVTQWAGERLRGDQVELLAGLPARQVVELGRLGATLFVHATPRSDEEVILVDSSLERWADVLAGETAETVVLGNTHMPFVRLADRVLVVNPGSVGMPYGRGGVAHWALLDGESGAVSLRWTPLAAARVGERLAAESGFEEIQEWVGEYVTSVYSDAEALRVFARAENRG, encoded by the coding sequence ATGCGAGTCGCCGTGCTGTCCGACATCCATGGTGTGCTGCCCGCGCTCGAAGCCGTGCTGGCCGAGCCCGACGTGGCAACCGCCGACCTCATCGTGCTGACCGGGGACATGGCGGCGGGACCGATGCCGGTGGAGACGCTGGATGTGCTCGTGGCGCTGGAGGAACGGGCGCTGTGGGTGAGCGGGAACGCCGACAGGGAGCTCGTGGAGGTGGCCCGGGGGAAGGCGCATCCTCGTGCGGTCACTCAGTGGGCGGGGGAGCGGTTGCGGGGCGATCAGGTCGAGTTGCTGGCCGGGTTGCCGGCGCGGCAGGTGGTCGAGCTCGGGCGGCTCGGTGCGACCTTGTTCGTGCACGCCACGCCGCGCAGCGACGAGGAGGTGATCCTGGTCGACAGCTCGCTGGAACGGTGGGCTGACGTGCTGGCGGGCGAGACGGCCGAAACCGTGGTGCTGGGCAACACGCACATGCCGTTCGTGCGGCTGGCCGATCGGGTGCTGGTCGTCAACCCGGGATCGGTCGGCATGCCCTACGGGAGGGGCGGTGTGGCGCACTGGGCGTTGCTGGATGGGGAGAGCGGCGCGGTCAGTCTGCGGTGGACGCCCCTCGCTGCGGCCAGGGTGGGGGAGCGGCTGGCCGCCGAGAGCGGGTTCGAGGAGATCCAGGAGTGGGTGGGGGAGTACGTGACCAGTGTCTACTCCGACGCCGAGGCGTTGCGGGTGTTCGCCCGGGCCGAGAATCGCGGTTAG
- a CDS encoding Uma2 family endonuclease, with protein MTAEAVIQEMTSSSLPDWVFPPPGGFTAEDLDHIPDLPAHTELIDGSLVFVSPQASFHTKILDVLVPALRQSAPENLRVRREMSVILAEDQRPEPDLIVVNAEAVRDDDSETFYEAKDVVLAVEVVSPESTTRDRHRKPVLYAEAGIPHFWRVEKDSGKPVAYVYTLDPATRSYALTGAHYESLKLTVPFDIAIDLTEISKF; from the coding sequence ATGACGGCCGAAGCGGTGATCCAAGAGATGACGTCTTCCTCGCTGCCTGACTGGGTCTTCCCGCCACCCGGGGGCTTCACAGCCGAAGATCTCGATCACATTCCGGATTTGCCTGCGCACACAGAGTTGATTGATGGAAGCTTGGTCTTCGTGAGCCCCCAAGCCTCCTTCCACACCAAGATTCTCGATGTCCTCGTCCCTGCCCTGCGCCAGTCCGCCCCAGAGAATCTTCGCGTGCGTCGCGAGATGAGCGTCATCCTCGCCGAAGATCAACGCCCAGAGCCTGATCTCATCGTGGTCAACGCCGAGGCGGTGCGCGACGACGATAGTGAGACTTTCTACGAGGCCAAGGACGTGGTGCTCGCCGTCGAGGTCGTCTCTCCGGAGTCCACGACCCGCGATCGTCACCGTAAGCCGGTGCTCTACGCCGAAGCTGGCATCCCGCATTTCTGGCGGGTGGAGAAGGACTCAGGCAAGCCCGTGGCATATGTCTACACGCTCGACCCCGCCACCAGGTCTTACGCCCTCACGGGTGCCCACTACGAATCACTGAAGCTGACCGTCCCCTTCGACATCGCCATCGACCTCACCGAGATCAGCAAGTTCTAA
- a CDS encoding phenylalanine--tRNA ligase subunit beta, with translation MKVPLSWLREYVDLPAVTAHEVADKLTMAGLKLESITSHGHDVKNVVVGEVLEIEELTGFKKPIRHCKVETGEATPREIVCGATNFEAGDRVPVVLPGGVLPGGFEVGARKTYGRMSEGMICSERELGLSDEHAGIMVLPPDTPIGADVVELLGLRDDVIELEITPDIGYALSIRGVAREAATAFGVAFRDPADLEPPAETGTVWPASIADPTACDRFVLREVTGFDPAAPSPLWMRTRLTRAGMRPVSLAVDITNYLMLELGQPLHAFDRAKLNGEIVVRRAQPGERLETLDHVVRELDPDDILITDRSGPISMAGTMGGLATEISDESTDIVIEAAHFSATGISRESRRHGLVSESSKRFERGVDRELPLVASWRAVQLLAELGGATVQPGVTHAQVEVSPPRIAIPSGYPSVVAGVPYSKDTVVARLRQVGCVVVDGNDPAVRTGGVDPTGVVTGGALAAKLAVNGDDMITVTPPSWRPDLTDPNDLAEEIIRLEGYDTLPSVLPSAPAGAGLTEGQRLRRRVGRALAEGGYVEVLSYPFISADDFDRLLLPAEDARRHAMRLANPLSEDEPLMRTTLLPGLLKTLVRNVGRGFTDVALFETGAVYRPREGAPNVAPVLGVERRPTPEELASIEAALPDQPVRVAVVLAGEFERSGWWGGGRQATWADAVQAARLVAAEARLELSVTADQHEPWHPGRCAALYVGDTLVGHAGELHPRVIEAYGLPPRTAAMELELSRLEPAMPGPVDAPAVSSYPVATQDVALIVPDFTPVADVESALRDGAGELLESIRLFDVYAGEQVGEGNKSLAYTMRFRAADRTLTVEETTAARDAAVAMAADRVGAQLRSA, from the coding sequence ATGAAGGTCCCGCTTTCCTGGCTGCGGGAGTACGTCGATCTCCCGGCGGTCACCGCCCACGAGGTGGCCGACAAGCTCACCATGGCCGGGCTCAAGCTCGAGTCGATCACCTCGCACGGCCACGACGTCAAGAACGTCGTGGTCGGCGAGGTGCTGGAGATCGAGGAGCTGACCGGCTTCAAGAAGCCGATCAGGCACTGCAAGGTCGAGACCGGTGAGGCGACGCCCCGCGAGATCGTCTGCGGCGCCACCAACTTCGAGGCCGGCGATCGCGTGCCCGTCGTCCTGCCCGGCGGCGTGCTGCCCGGCGGGTTCGAGGTCGGGGCGCGCAAGACGTACGGGCGCATGTCCGAGGGCATGATCTGCTCCGAGCGGGAGCTCGGTCTGAGCGACGAGCACGCCGGCATCATGGTGCTGCCGCCGGACACGCCGATCGGCGCCGACGTGGTCGAGCTGCTCGGCCTGCGCGACGACGTGATCGAGCTGGAGATCACGCCCGACATCGGCTACGCGCTGTCGATCCGGGGCGTGGCACGGGAGGCGGCGACCGCGTTCGGTGTGGCCTTCCGCGACCCCGCCGACCTCGAGCCTCCCGCCGAGACCGGCACGGTGTGGCCGGCCTCGATCGCCGACCCGACCGCCTGCGACCGGTTCGTGCTGCGCGAGGTCACCGGCTTCGACCCCGCCGCGCCCAGCCCGCTCTGGATGCGGACCCGCCTCACGCGGGCCGGCATGCGGCCGGTGTCGCTGGCGGTCGACATCACCAACTACCTGATGCTGGAGCTCGGGCAGCCGCTGCACGCGTTCGACCGGGCCAAGCTCAACGGCGAGATCGTCGTACGCCGGGCCCAGCCGGGCGAGCGCCTGGAGACGCTCGACCATGTCGTCCGTGAGCTCGACCCCGACGACATCCTCATCACCGACCGGTCGGGGCCGATCTCGATGGCGGGCACCATGGGCGGGCTTGCCACTGAGATCTCCGACGAGTCCACCGACATCGTGATCGAGGCCGCGCACTTCTCCGCCACCGGCATCTCACGCGAGTCCCGCAGGCACGGTTTGGTGTCCGAGTCGTCCAAGCGGTTCGAGCGCGGAGTTGACCGGGAGCTGCCGCTCGTCGCCTCCTGGCGGGCCGTGCAGCTGCTGGCCGAGCTCGGCGGCGCGACCGTCCAGCCCGGGGTCACGCATGCCCAGGTCGAGGTGTCGCCGCCGCGCATCGCGATCCCGTCCGGCTACCCGAGTGTCGTGGCCGGGGTCCCGTACTCGAAGGACACCGTGGTCGCCCGGCTGCGGCAGGTCGGCTGCGTCGTCGTGGACGGCAACGACCCCGCGGTGCGCACGGGCGGCGTCGACCCGACCGGGGTCGTGACCGGAGGCGCGCTGGCGGCCAAGCTGGCCGTCAACGGCGACGACATGATCACGGTGACGCCGCCGTCCTGGCGGCCCGACCTCACCGACCCCAACGACCTGGCCGAAGAGATCATCCGGCTGGAGGGCTACGACACTCTGCCGTCGGTGCTGCCCAGCGCTCCGGCCGGGGCCGGGCTCACCGAGGGGCAGCGGCTGCGCAGGCGAGTCGGCCGGGCGCTGGCCGAAGGCGGCTACGTCGAGGTGCTCAGCTACCCCTTCATCAGCGCCGACGACTTCGACCGCCTGTTGCTGCCCGCCGAGGACGCGCGACGCCACGCCATGCGGCTGGCCAACCCGCTGTCGGAGGACGAGCCGCTGATGCGCACCACGCTGCTGCCGGGCCTGCTCAAGACCCTGGTACGCAACGTCGGGCGCGGCTTCACCGACGTGGCGCTGTTCGAGACCGGGGCCGTCTACCGGCCGCGGGAAGGCGCCCCCAACGTCGCTCCGGTGCTCGGCGTCGAACGCCGGCCGACCCCCGAGGAGCTGGCCTCGATCGAGGCCGCGCTGCCCGACCAGCCGGTGCGGGTCGCGGTCGTGCTGGCCGGCGAGTTCGAGCGGTCCGGCTGGTGGGGCGGCGGCCGTCAGGCCACGTGGGCCGACGCGGTGCAGGCCGCGCGGCTGGTGGCGGCCGAGGCACGGCTCGAGCTGTCGGTCACCGCCGACCAGCACGAGCCCTGGCACCCGGGGCGCTGCGCCGCACTGTACGTGGGCGACACGCTCGTCGGGCACGCGGGCGAGCTGCACCCGCGCGTGATCGAGGCGTACGGGCTGCCGCCGCGCACCGCTGCGATGGAGCTGGAGCTGTCTCGCCTGGAGCCGGCCATGCCGGGGCCCGTCGACGCGCCTGCCGTGTCGTCGTATCCGGTGGCCACGCAGGACGTGGCGTTGATCGTGCCGGACTTCACGCCGGTGGCGGACGTGGAGTCGGCCCTGCGCGACGGGGCGGGGGAGCTGCTGGAGTCGATCCGGCTGTTCGACGTCTACGCCGGCGAGCAGGTGGGCGAGGGGAACAAGTCGCTCGCCTACACGATGCGGTTCCGGGCGGCTGACCGTACGTTGACGGTGGAGGAGACGACGGCGGCGCGGGACGCGGCGGTGGCCATGGCGGCCGATCGCGTGGGGGCTCAGCTGCGGAGCGCCTGA
- the pheS gene encoding phenylalanine--tRNA ligase subunit alpha, which translates to MEADAIAAIKAADSLDALKQARLAHAGDRSPIALANREIGTLPPAARAEAGKRVGTTRKAINEALAARQAELEAERDARVLVEETVDVTLPWDRRPRGARHPLTTLQERIADAFIAMGYEVAEGPELEGEWFNFDALNIAKDHPARSDHDTFFVGSTESGMVLRTQTSPVQIRALLQRDLPVYVISPGKTFRTDELDATHTPVFHQTEGLAVDEGLTMAHLKGTLDRFAEVMFGKGITTRFRPNYFPFTEPSAEMDLKCFVCRGASAIPGNPPCRTCKSEGWIEWGGCGMVNPRVLVACGVDPSRYSGFAFGMGIERTLMFRHNAEDMRDMIEGDVRFTLPFGMEI; encoded by the coding sequence ATGGAGGCCGACGCCATCGCGGCGATCAAGGCGGCCGACAGCCTCGACGCACTCAAGCAGGCCAGGTTGGCGCACGCGGGCGACCGCTCGCCCATCGCCCTGGCCAACCGCGAGATCGGCACCCTGCCGCCGGCCGCCCGCGCCGAGGCCGGCAAGCGCGTCGGCACCACCCGCAAGGCGATCAACGAGGCGCTCGCCGCCCGCCAGGCCGAGCTGGAGGCCGAGCGCGACGCGCGGGTGCTCGTCGAGGAGACCGTCGACGTCACCCTGCCCTGGGACCGGCGGCCGCGCGGCGCCCGCCACCCGCTGACCACGCTGCAGGAGCGCATCGCCGACGCGTTCATCGCCATGGGCTACGAAGTGGCCGAGGGGCCCGAGCTCGAAGGCGAGTGGTTCAACTTCGACGCGCTCAACATCGCCAAGGACCACCCGGCCCGCTCCGACCACGACACGTTCTTCGTGGGCTCCACCGAGTCGGGCATGGTGCTGCGCACGCAGACCTCGCCGGTGCAGATCCGCGCGCTGCTCCAGCGTGACCTGCCGGTCTACGTGATCTCGCCGGGCAAGACGTTCCGCACCGACGAGCTCGACGCCACCCACACGCCGGTCTTCCACCAGACCGAGGGGCTGGCCGTGGACGAGGGCCTGACGATGGCCCACCTCAAGGGCACGCTCGACCGGTTCGCCGAGGTGATGTTCGGCAAGGGCATCACGACCCGGTTCCGGCCCAACTACTTCCCGTTCACCGAGCCGTCCGCCGAGATGGACCTCAAGTGCTTCGTCTGCCGCGGCGCCTCGGCGATCCCCGGCAACCCGCCCTGCCGCACGTGCAAGTCGGAGGGCTGGATCGAGTGGGGCGGCTGCGGCATGGTCAACCCGCGCGTGCTCGTCGCGTGCGGGGTGGACCCTTCGCGCTACTCCGGGTTCGCGTTCGGCATGGGCATCGAGCGGACCCTGATGTTCCGCCACAACGCCGAGGACATGCGAGACATGATCGAAGGAGACGTGCGCTTCACGCTCCCGTTCGGAATGGAGATCTGA
- a CDS encoding sensor histidine kinase → MHGAETDGKVVAAACTIAIDDLPDGLIVTDRYGCVLAVNRAAARLTGVSMERAVGGHMNDVFPFRDHDGRDWWKALDPECGLRTRSRVPERPLHLPGGQELHVTARLVREPERGGEVERVAITLRDGGARARLERSRADLVSTVAHELRSPLTSVKGFTATMLAKWERFTDEQKRVMLETVNNDADRVTRLITELLDVSRIESGRLEVRRQVVDLPARARRLIAGRVAAGEPEERFRLIVGDDLPEMWLDQDKIDQILGNLVENALRHGRGTVTMEIESVGWGVAVSVRDEGEGIEPELAPRVFRQFWRGGNSRRRGGTGLGLFIVKGLVEAHGGTITVQRAPEGGAEFRFTVPTGTPDFATSA, encoded by the coding sequence GTGCACGGTGCGGAAACCGACGGAAAAGTAGTGGCCGCCGCGTGCACGATAGCCATCGACGACCTTCCCGACGGCCTCATCGTGACGGACCGATATGGGTGCGTGCTGGCCGTCAACCGGGCCGCCGCCCGGCTCACCGGCGTCTCCATGGAGCGCGCGGTCGGCGGGCACATGAACGACGTGTTCCCCTTCCGCGACCACGACGGGCGCGACTGGTGGAAGGCACTCGACCCCGAGTGCGGGCTGCGCACGCGCAGCAGGGTGCCGGAGCGGCCGCTGCACCTGCCGGGCGGGCAGGAGCTCCACGTCACGGCGCGGCTCGTACGCGAGCCGGAGCGCGGCGGTGAGGTCGAGCGCGTCGCGATCACCCTGCGCGACGGCGGCGCCCGCGCCCGGCTGGAGCGCAGCCGTGCCGACCTGGTCTCCACGGTGGCCCACGAGCTGCGCTCGCCGCTGACCAGCGTCAAAGGCTTCACCGCGACCATGCTGGCCAAGTGGGAGCGGTTCACCGACGAGCAGAAGCGCGTCATGCTCGAGACGGTCAACAACGACGCCGACCGCGTCACCCGGCTCATCACCGAGCTGCTCGACGTCTCCCGCATCGAGTCCGGGCGGCTGGAGGTGCGCCGCCAGGTCGTCGATCTCCCCGCCAGGGCGCGCAGGCTCATCGCGGGCCGGGTCGCGGCGGGCGAGCCGGAGGAGCGCTTCCGTCTGATCGTGGGCGACGACCTGCCCGAGATGTGGCTTGACCAGGACAAGATCGACCAGATTCTGGGTAACCTAGTAGAAAATGCGCTGCGCCATGGGCGCGGCACTGTGACCATGGAGATCGAGTCCGTCGGATGGGGAGTTGCCGTGTCGGTGCGCGATGAGGGCGAGGGCATCGAGCCCGAGCTGGCCCCGCGCGTCTTCCGGCAGTTCTGGCGGGGCGGCAACAGCCGCAGGCGCGGCGGCACCGGGCTCGGGCTGTTCATCGTCAAGGGCCTGGTCGAGGCGCACGGTGGCACCATCACCGTGCAGCGCGCGCCCGAGGGCGGGGCGGAGTTTCGATTTACCGTGCCCACCGGCACGCCCGACTTCGCCACTTCTGCCTGA
- a CDS encoding TrmH family RNA methyltransferase has protein sequence MAGSELTNVKSPRVKAARRLTKRAFREQDRKFLAEGPQAVREALRLDGVTLELFSTAEAELRYPELITEATLKGVPVHRASGEVMAELSQTVTPQGLLAVCKLIHIPLDEALKEAPRLVAVLAHVRDPGNAGTVMRAADAAGADAVVFTDASVDPYNGKCVRASVGSIFHLPVVIGAPVSPAVRQLKERGLRVLAADGAGKHTLDDVDLSGPTAWIFGNEAWGLPEEILAEADDVVRVPIYGQAESLNLATAAAVCLYSSARAQRVP, from the coding sequence ATGGCCGGGTCCGAGCTGACCAACGTGAAGTCGCCGCGGGTGAAGGCCGCCAGGCGGCTCACCAAGCGCGCGTTCCGGGAGCAGGACCGCAAGTTCCTGGCCGAGGGCCCACAGGCGGTACGCGAGGCGCTGCGGCTCGACGGCGTCACCCTGGAGCTCTTCAGCACGGCCGAGGCTGAGCTGCGTTACCCCGAGCTGATCACCGAGGCCACGCTCAAGGGCGTGCCCGTGCACCGCGCCAGCGGCGAGGTCATGGCCGAGCTGTCCCAGACCGTCACCCCGCAAGGGCTGCTGGCGGTCTGCAAACTCATCCACATCCCCTTGGACGAGGCGCTGAAGGAGGCGCCGCGGCTGGTGGCGGTGCTCGCCCACGTCCGCGACCCGGGCAACGCCGGGACCGTCATGCGGGCGGCCGACGCCGCCGGCGCGGACGCGGTGGTCTTCACCGACGCCTCCGTGGACCCGTACAACGGCAAGTGCGTGCGCGCCAGCGTCGGCAGCATATTTCATTTGCCCGTCGTCATCGGTGCACCCGTGAGCCCAGCCGTGCGTCAACTGAAGGAGCGAGGCTTGCGGGTGCTGGCGGCCGACGGCGCGGGCAAGCACACGCTCGACGACGTCGATCTGTCGGGTCCCACCGCGTGGATCTTCGGCAACGAGGCCTGGGGACTGCCGGAGGAGATACTGGCCGAAGCGGATGATGTGGTCAGAGTGCCCATCTACGGACAGGCTGAAAGCCTCAACCTGGCCACCGCGGCGGCGGTATGCCTTTACTCCTCCGCTAGGGCTCAGCGAGTGCCCTAG
- the rplT gene encoding 50S ribosomal protein L20: MARVKRALNAKKKRKVVLERATGYRGQRSRLYRKAKEQMLHSMTYAYRDRKDRKGAFRRLWIQRINAAARQNGMTYNRLIQGLRLANIEVDRKILADLAVNDIQTFATLVEAAKKALPANVNAPAAS, encoded by the coding sequence ATGGCACGCGTGAAGCGGGCGCTCAACGCCAAGAAGAAGCGCAAGGTCGTCCTCGAACGGGCCACCGGTTACCGTGGCCAGCGGTCGCGGCTGTACCGCAAGGCCAAGGAGCAGATGCTCCACTCGATGACGTACGCCTACCGGGACCGTAAGGACCGCAAGGGCGCGTTCCGCCGTCTCTGGATCCAGCGGATCAACGCCGCGGCCCGCCAGAACGGCATGACGTACAACCGCCTGATCCAGGGCCTGCGCCTGGCCAACATCGAGGTCGACCGCAAGATCCTCGCCGATCTCGCGGTGAACGACATCCAGACCTTTGCCACGCTCGTCGAAGCCGCCAAGAAGGCGCTCCCGGCGAACGTGAACGCTCCGGCCGCGAGCTGA
- the rpmI gene encoding 50S ribosomal protein L35 → MPKMKTHSGAKKRFRLTGTGKIKRRRANRAHYNEWKSSTLTRRLKNEVVLSDADSKKIKKLLAK, encoded by the coding sequence ATGCCGAAGATGAAGACGCACAGTGGTGCGAAGAAGCGGTTCCGGCTCACCGGCACCGGCAAGATCAAGCGTCGCCGTGCTAATCGCGCCCACTACAACGAGTGGAAGTCGTCCACGCTGACGCGCCGTCTCAAGAATGAAGTCGTCCTTTCCGACGCCGATTCCAAGAAGATCAAGAAGCTGCTCGCCAAGTAG
- the infC gene encoding translation initiation factor IF-3, protein MSTEPRINERIRVPEVRLVGPNGEQVGIVSIHDALKLAQEADLDLVEVAATARPPVCKLMDYGKFKYESAMKAREARKNQAHTIIKEIKLRPKIDPHDYETKKGHVVRFLKAGDKVKVTIMFRGREQSRPELGFRLLQRLADDVQELGFVESHAKQDGRNMIMVIGPHKKKAEAKAEKAAAKAQRGSEDASVQEG, encoded by the coding sequence ATCAGCACTGAGCCCCGCATCAACGAGCGTATCCGAGTTCCCGAGGTTCGCCTCGTGGGCCCGAACGGCGAGCAGGTAGGCATCGTCTCGATTCACGATGCACTGAAGCTCGCCCAGGAGGCCGACCTCGACCTGGTCGAGGTCGCGGCCACGGCTCGACCGCCCGTGTGCAAGCTCATGGACTACGGCAAGTTCAAGTACGAGTCCGCGATGAAGGCGCGCGAGGCGCGCAAGAATCAGGCGCACACGATCATCAAGGAGATCAAGCTCCGGCCGAAGATCGACCCGCACGACTACGAGACCAAGAAGGGTCACGTGGTGCGGTTCCTCAAGGCGGGAGACAAGGTCAAAGTCACGATCATGTTCCGCGGACGCGAGCAGTCCCGGCCGGAGCTCGGTTTCCGGCTGCTGCAGCGCCTCGCGGACGACGTCCAGGAGCTCGGTTTCGTGGAGTCCCACGCCAAGCAGGACGGCCGTAACATGATCATGGTGATCGGTCCGCACAAGAAGAAGGCCGAGGCCAAGGCCGAAAAGGCCGCAGCCAAGGCACAGCGTGGCAGCGAGGACGCTTCCGTACAGGAAGGATGA
- a CDS encoding type II toxin-antitoxin system Phd/YefM family antitoxin codes for MTAEPLEATKWQLQEAKQRFSEVVRRAHDEGPQIVMRHGRDVAVILDMEEYRRLKRQEPKPDFKEFLLSGPDLSGLDLTRDTSTEMREIDFEGIE; via the coding sequence ATGACAGCAGAACCGCTCGAAGCGACCAAATGGCAGCTGCAGGAGGCCAAGCAGCGCTTCAGTGAGGTCGTCCGCAGAGCGCATGACGAAGGGCCGCAGATCGTCATGCGGCACGGGCGGGACGTGGCGGTGATCCTCGACATGGAGGAATATCGCCGGCTCAAGAGGCAGGAGCCCAAGCCGGACTTCAAGGAGTTCCTGCTCTCGGGGCCTGACCTGAGTGGACTCGACCTCACCCGCGATACGAGCACCGAGATGCGGGAGATCGACTTCGAGGGCATCGAATGA
- a CDS encoding type II toxin-antitoxin system VapC family toxin, with product MSYILDTNIVSEMTKRVRDDNVQAWLDTITGHSLYLSVMVFGEIRKGVELLRRRDPAQAVGFDGWLDRLQREFRTRILPITTAVAEEWGRLHAMRPLPIVDGLIAATARTHGWTLVTRNVKDFAGLDVKMINPFEKSF from the coding sequence ATGAGCTACATTCTCGACACCAACATCGTGTCCGAGATGACCAAGCGCGTCAGGGACGACAACGTGCAGGCATGGCTCGACACCATCACCGGGCACAGTCTTTACCTCAGCGTCATGGTGTTCGGCGAGATCCGCAAGGGCGTCGAGTTGCTACGCCGCCGTGATCCGGCGCAGGCGGTCGGCTTCGACGGCTGGCTCGACCGCCTCCAGCGCGAGTTCAGGACCCGGATCCTGCCGATCACCACCGCCGTGGCGGAGGAATGGGGGCGGCTGCACGCGATGCGACCGCTCCCGATCGTCGACGGCCTCATCGCCGCCACAGCACGGACGCATGGCTGGACACTTGTGACTCGCAACGTGAAGGACTTCGCCGGGCTAGACGTGAAAATGATCAACCCGTTTGAGAAGTCCTTCTGA